In the genome of uncultured Celeribacter sp., the window CAAACCGGCGGCCACATGTTTGGTGTCCGGGTCGGATTGCAGGATGTCTTCGCCTTGGCAATAGAGCCCTTTGAACGTGCCATCGACCGCCGCGTCGAGCATGTTCGGAATGCGCAGACCGGGTTCCGCGTCCAGTTCAACGCCCCAGGTGTCTTCGAAGATTTTACGCACTTCCGGCAGTTTCACATGGCGATAGCCCGGCAACTCATGCGGGAAAGAGCCCATATCACAGGAGCCTTGCACGTTGTTTTGACCGCGCAGCGGGTTCACACCGACGCCTTCGCGGCCAATGTTGCCGGTCATCATCGCGAGGTTCGCGATGGCCATGACTGTCGTCGAGCCTTGCGAATGTTCGGTCACGCCGAGGCCGTAATAGATCGCGCCGTTGCCGCCCTGCGCATAGGCGCGCGCGGCTTCGCGGAGTTTAGCGGCAGGCACGCCAGTGAGCGCTTCGGTCGCCTCCGGCGCATGGCGCTCGTCGGAGATGAAAGCCTTGTAATCTTCCCAGGCATCCACGTCACAACGTTCCGCGATAAAGTCCTGATCATAGAGGCCTTCGGTCACGATCACATGCCCCAACGCAGACACGACGGCGACGTTCGTGCCGGGTTTCAGCGGCAAGTGATGCGATTCATTCAGATGCGGGGTTTCCAGCAAATCAATCCGGCGCGGGTCGACCACGATCAGCTTGGCGCCTTCACGCAGACGTTTGCGCAGGCGCGAGGCAAAGACCGGGTGCCCGTCGGTCGGGTTCGCGCCGATCACCACCACGACGTCGGACTTTTCGACCGAGTCGAAATCCTGCGTGCCTGCGGAAGTACCGAAGGTCTGGCCGAGGCCATAACCGGTCGGCGAGTGACACACACGGGCGCAGGTGTCGGTGTTGTTGTTGCCAAAGACAGCGCGGGTGAGTTTCTGAACGAGGTAGGTTTCCTCATTGGTGCAGCGCGACGAGGTGATCACGCCGATGCTCTTCTGGCCGTATTTCTCCTGAAGACCCACAAGCTTTTTCGCCGCGAAAGACAGCGCCTCGCCCCAGGACACTTCGCGCCACGGCTGATCGACGCTATCGCGCACCATCGGGCTCAAAATACGATCCTTATGCGTGGCATACCCATAGGCAAATCTGCCTTTAACACAGGAATGGCCCCGGTTCGCCTTACCATGTTTATAGGGCACCATGCGCACCAATTGATCGCCCTGCATCTCCGCTTTGAACGAGCAGCCGACACCGCAATAGGCGCAGGTGGTCACGACGGAACGGTCCGGCGTGCCCATTTCGATCACGGATTTTTCTTGCAGCGTCGCGGTCGGGCAAGCTTGCACACAGGCGCCACAGGACACACAGTCGGAGGCGAGAAAATTCTCTGCGCCCACGGCCACGCGGCTGTCAAAACCACGGCCTTCGATGGTCAAAGCAAAGGTCCCCTGCACCTCTTCACAGGCCCGCACACAGCGATTACAGACGATGCATTTCGACGGATCGTAGGAGAAATACGGGTTGCTGTCGTCTTTCGGAAGCCATTCGGGATTGGCCTCGCCCGAGGTATTGCGCGCCTCGAAATGGTTCGCCAGCGGCGCGTTTTTCGGCGCCTCATAACGCACGTCACGCAGGCCGACGGCCCCCGCCATATCCTGCAATTCGCAATCGCCATTGGCCGAACAGGTCAGGCAATCGAGCGGGTGATCGGAGATATAAAGCTCCATCACGCCCTTGCGAATGCGGCGCAGTTTGTCGGTCTGGGTGTGGACTTTCATCCCGGCATGCACGGGCGTCGTACAGGACGCAGGCGTGCCACGGCGGCCTTCGATTTCGACGGCGCAGAGACGGCAGGAGCCGAAAGCCTCAAGGCTGTCGGTGGCACAGAGTTTCGGCACTTGAATGCCGAGATCAGAGGCCGCACGCATCACGGAGGTCCCCTCCGGCACGGTGATTTCCATGCCGTCGATTGTCAGCGTCACCGGCTTGCCCGATTTGGCGGGGGTTCCGCGGTCGATGTCGTCCTGAATGCCGG includes:
- the fdhF gene encoding formate dehydrogenase subunit alpha; amino-acid sequence: MKDFVIPWENGTGIQDDIDRGTPAKSGKPVTLTIDGMEITVPEGTSVMRAASDLGIQVPKLCATDSLEAFGSCRLCAVEIEGRRGTPASCTTPVHAGMKVHTQTDKLRRIRKGVMELYISDHPLDCLTCSANGDCELQDMAGAVGLRDVRYEAPKNAPLANHFEARNTSGEANPEWLPKDDSNPYFSYDPSKCIVCNRCVRACEEVQGTFALTIEGRGFDSRVAVGAENFLASDCVSCGACVQACPTATLQEKSVIEMGTPDRSVVTTCAYCGVGCSFKAEMQGDQLVRMVPYKHGKANRGHSCVKGRFAYGYATHKDRILSPMVRDSVDQPWREVSWGEALSFAAKKLVGLQEKYGQKSIGVITSSRCTNEETYLVQKLTRAVFGNNNTDTCARVCHSPTGYGLGQTFGTSAGTQDFDSVEKSDVVVVIGANPTDGHPVFASRLRKRLREGAKLIVVDPRRIDLLETPHLNESHHLPLKPGTNVAVVSALGHVIVTEGLYDQDFIAERCDVDAWEDYKAFISDERHAPEATEALTGVPAAKLREAARAYAQGGNGAIYYGLGVTEHSQGSTTVMAIANLAMMTGNIGREGVGVNPLRGQNNVQGSCDMGSFPHELPGYRHVKLPEVRKIFEDTWGVELDAEPGLRIPNMLDAAVDGTFKGLYCQGEDILQSDPDTKHVAAGLAAMECVIVHDLFLNETANYAHVFLPGSSFLEKEGTFTNAERRINRVRKVMAPKNGYEDWEVTQLLANAVLKETGGKPWSYAHPAEIMAEIAATTPSFAGVDYTVLEEKGSVQWPCNEEHPDGTPLMHVDGFVRGKGRFIVTEYIATDEKSGPRFPLLLTTGRILSQYNVGAQTRRTENSVWHDQDVLEIHPHDAENRGLRDGDWVRLASRSGETSLRVKITDRVSPGVVYTTFHHPDTQANVITTDYSDWATNCPEYKVTAVQVSPSNGPSEWQERYNAQAEQSRRIEAAE